Proteins encoded by one window of Engraulis encrasicolus isolate BLACKSEA-1 chromosome 23, IST_EnEncr_1.0, whole genome shotgun sequence:
- the LOC134440211 gene encoding uncharacterized protein LOC134440211, giving the protein MRLRDFFCCCLPAPGQNIDDDQKSRSTKVDNSNKKKSGKGIWKRLANPSKKKLRKEAKQLRNQMADRKRKEVHVMDIISEYEEPVNAPRPRPVKWETLYENVEDIKIDNIVFHKAWVHATQDSQDVVSPEGHVGMPEEDTARVKAEIPLSIDLLESVYANLSSGIDMDLLRHLEQLSKALSKGDSSGGDQPSQASESPVLIPNAGDRELVQEHLTIYEEDEKEVYGNCNPNTSSARSIRI; this is encoded by the exons CCTGCTCCTGGACAGAACATTGATGATGATCAGAAATCAAGGAGCACTAAGGTAGACAACAGCAACAAGAAGAAATCCGGCAAAGGAATTTGGAAGAGACTGGCTAACCCAAGCAAGAAAAAACTAAGAAAAGAGGCCAAGCAACTGAGAAATCAAATGGCCGATAGAAAGAGGAAGGAGGTCCATGTGATGGACATTATCTCTGAATATGAAGAACCTGTGAACGCCCCACGTCCACGTCCGGTGAAGTGGGAGACTCTTTATGAGAATGTGGAGGACATCAAGATTGACAACATAGTCTTCCACAAGGCCTGGGTCCATGCTACCCAGGACAGCCAGGATGTTGTCAGCCCAGAAGGACATGTGGGGATGCCTGAGGAAGACACAGCCCGGGTCAAGGCTGAGATTCCACTCAGTATTGACCTGCTGGAGTCCGTCTATGCCAACTTGTCTT ctggCATTGACATGGATCTACTGCGACACCTGGAGCAACTCTCCAAGGCTTTGTCCAAAGGAGATAGCA GTGGAGGTGATCAGCCTTCCCAGGCCAGTGAGAGCCCTGTGCTGATCCCCAACGCTGGAGACCGAGAGCTGGTGCAGGAGCATCTGACCATCtatgaggaggatgagaaggagg TGTATGGAAACTGTAATCCCAATACATCTTCAGCGAGGAGTATTCGAATTTAA